From a single Diceros bicornis minor isolate mBicDic1 chromosome 17 unlocalized genomic scaffold, mDicBic1.mat.cur SUPER_17_unloc_1, whole genome shotgun sequence genomic region:
- the LOC131401808 gene encoding ral guanine nucleotide dissociation stimulator-like — protein MVEQLTMMDAELFQKVVPSQCLGFTWGKRNKPGNEHLTPTVQATVDHFRRVASLVIITCLGNASMMTQDRARECVIRKNFSTRTVISVLQKTSTNHLKNTWEEVSLDSSEKLKELYSQDESLRR, from the exons atggtggagcagttgaccatgatggatgcg gagctcttccagaaggtggtgccctctcagtgcctgggcttcacctggggcaagaggaacaagcccggcaatgagcacctgacACCCACTgtccaggccaccgtcgaccacttcagaagggtggccagcctcgtcatcatcACCTGCCTCGGGAACGCGAGCATGATgacccaggacagggcgagg gagtgcgtgATCCGGAAGAACTTCTCAacccgcactgtcatctctgttctgcagaaaacctccacaaaccacttgaagaacacatgggaggaagtttccct ggacagctctgaaaaactgaaggagctctatagccaagacgagtccttgagaagataa